In the Arthrobacter sp. Soc17.1.1.1 genome, GTAGTGTTGCCGGTTTCCTGGGCGACACCGGTGTCGGCGCCACCGCTGGGCATGGCACCCATCTGAGATGCGACGAGCGTGCCACACAGGGCCGGCGAGGTCGCGCCGAGGGGCAGATCCGGGTTCAGGTCACTCGGCGAGGAAAAGACCTCGGTGGAGACACCGGCAGTGGCGGGGTCCAGGCCGTGGACGACGACGACGGCCTTGCCGGACTCGAGTGAGGCCTTGGTGGCGGCATCGAGGGGGATTTCGCGCTGGATGGTGTAGCTTCCGCCCTGGCCGCCGAGCTGCAGGTTCAGGCCCTCGGCGGGGGTGGTGGCGCCGCTGGTGGTCAGGGTTGTCTGGATGTCGCCGTACAGGCTGGCTGCTTCGGAGGTGCTGACGATGCCGTCGCCGTTAGTGTCATTGGCCGGGGTCGGGCAGGCACCCTGCGCTCCACCGTGGATGTGCTGCACGTGCGGGTACGGGCCGTCCATGAAAGTCTGGGCGAGACCGTTGACCTGGAGGTTCACCATCGCCGTGTCGCCGGTGACATCGACGGTGATCGTGCCGGTCCCGGTGGTGCCGTTGAGTTGGCCCAGGGTGGAGGAATACGAGGCGTCCGCGGCCATCGCGGATCCGCCCGAGAAGGCCAGGGCGCCGAGGGCGAGGGTGGGAACTGCCAGAAGTCGCATGGTCTTGTTCATCAGAATCAGGATCCTTTGCTGTGCGAATGAGACGCACCCGGTACGGGCGCGCGTTAACTGTGATTCGGAGCACTCCTGTGCGCGGATGGGACTTCCCCAGCAATCCACCTGCACAACAGTCAGCCTGCTTATTACTAGGCTGGTTACCCAATCAAAGCAGCGATTGCGTGCTACCGGAAGTGCATGGAGTGAAAGAAGTGAAAACGCGATGATCCTGAGCGAGGGACAAGGTTGCTCGGAAGGTAGTCGTCGTGCCGAATGGCTTCTTGCAGCGGGCGCCCGGGAAGTTTTCAGCTAAGCGTGGCTACGATGGGGTCATCTTCATGTGCGAGTGAGGAATGGCCGGGCGGCAGTGACGACCGGGTGCAACACGAAGGGCACGAGCGGCTTCTGCCGCTCGTGCCCTTCGTGCTTTCGGTCCGGAGGCGGCTTTAGCAAGCCCTGTCAGCCCCCGCGCCGCGGCGCTCGATTCCGGCGCCGCTGGGCAAGTGATCATCATGCTCACGCCCGTCCGCACATGGACGTACGGTTCCTGCGCGGTGTTCTTATGAGCAGGTCGTTCGTTCCACGGTGATGTCCAGGGGGTGAGCTACCGAGTAGTCCCGGTTGGGTGAGGTGAAGTCCACGGTGATGTTCTCTGCCGTCCCGGTTTCTGCGGTCTCATCGAGGGCCACTTCGACAACGATGTCGATGTGAGCGTCGGGTACGAAGGCGAACCCCCGAACCGGACGGGGTTCCGCCGGGGTTGTTGCGGTCGCCGTCGGGGCTGGCAGGGGAGTCCCTGCGGCATCGTGCCCGGCATGGGCGCCGGACTCCTTGGAGGCCGCGCCGTGGTGGTTGTGGCCTTCCTTGTTCGCGGGAGTTACTTCCGCGGAAAGGATACTCAAGTTCTCGGGGGACCCAAGTTCCACACCCGAGAACGTGAATGTTTCCAGCGTCGGGTTATGCAGCAGGAGCGTGTACCGCTGAAAGCTATCCGTGGGTTGAACCCCGCACAAGATCGCCCCGTCCTGAGCGAGGTCCAGCGGATCCTCCCCCCAATCCGACCCCACACCCACCGAATCCGGCGACTGCCCACCGGCTCCCAGGTCCTTCGCCGCCGATACCTCCGGCCCGGCGCTCTGCCCGCTCGAAGAGGAGGAGTCAGCGCCCCGGTCGCCGTTCACGCCCAAAGGATCCTCATCCGCGATGCTGCACCCGACACAGGACAAGGCGACCCCGACCAGCACGGCGACCACATGGCTTCCGCACCGATCCCTCAATCGATCCCTCCATTGATCCTTCGGCTGGTGCTCTTGTTGGTGCCGCATCTGCCTGGCCCTCTCTCCGCTGATCCTTCCCGGTTTATGCGGTCCATCACCTCCGGGCCCGCACAAAGGTCCTTCGTTGACCATCACTCACCGGACGGGCCCGACAACGGCGTCCTGACCAATGGCCCTCCTGATCGCGAAATGTAAGCCCTGCAGGAAATGCGACCCACTCATACCGTGGCAGGTCAAAGGTCCGGTGTCGGTGCGACATTGCACGTAGGCTGGCGAAGTCGTTGCCGCTGCTGCAATTTCATGAATTGCAGCAGCGGCCGGGACAGGTCTCAGGGCCTTCGGCCGACGCAGACCAGCACTTGCCGCCGTGAGCGAAGTCTGGCCGGTCACACCACCACTTGCACGTCACACTGGGAGAACATTCATGACCACCGCAAACACGCCCCACGCGGGCACCCGCACCAATGTCCAGAAAGCAGCCCTCGCCGTCGGCGCGGTCTTCCTGCTCGTCGGGATCCTCGGCTTCATCCCCGGCATCACCTCCGACTACGACACGATGATGTTCGCCGGCCACGAGTCGGAAGCGAAGCTCCTCGGCCTGTTCCAGGTCTCGATCCTGCACAACATCGTCCACCTGCTCTTCGGTGCAGCCGGCATCGCCATGGCCCGCACCATCAGCGGCGCCCGCTCCTACCTGCTGTACGGCGGCATCATCTACCTCGTCCTCTGGGTCTACGGCCTGGTCATCGGCGAGGACTCCGCCGGCAACTTCGTGCCGCTCAACGGCGCGGACAACTGGCTGCACTTCCTCCTGGGCGTCGGCATGATCGCCCTGGCGCTGCTGCTCACCCGCAACCACAAGCGGACCACCACACGCGCCTGACCACAGCAAACCCATCGCGCAACCGCATCCAGCAGAGAAGGCCCTGAGACTAACGTCTCGGGGCCTTCTCAGTCCCCAGAAACGACTCAGCGCTTGATTGGTTCAAGGACGTCCCCGCCGTCCCAACTGTGGCCGGCGGTGTAGGTGACGTTGTTCGAGCCGGTACCGGGCACGCCATAGAACGTGAGCTACTAGGCGTCGATGGTGAGCGGTGGCACTAGGGTCCACGCGGCGCGATCCGAGTCGCTGGGCGTTAGTGGCAGGTACCGGCAAGCGCTGAAAGGTTTCGGTGTCCGCTCCGTTCTCGCCTCCCTGATCCGGCTACTTGGAGAATCAGCCAGCGAACTAAACCTCTACTCCACGACATCACGATTTTTCACACGCCCGATTGCGACGGTGCGCGCCGCTTCGCTGCAGAAGCATCAAAGTCCATGCAGATCGCGGCGCGGATCGCCGAACTGACCGACACCGTCGTGGACCTCCGGGCTGCCATGGAAAGACGCCACGTCATCGACACAGCGGTCGGCGTCATTATGTCGCAGAACCACGGCGTCGCTTTCTCAGCCGCCGTACCCGCCGCTGGAGGGGGCATCGGGATCATCGGCAGGTTCGTCCGAGGAGCCGGTCACGATCTCGTCCGCGTCGGACCCGGCGGCTGCCGCATGGGTGGACGGATCCGGCGGGATCAATCCCGCATCGCGGGCTGCCTCCTCATCGGAGAAGGCCCAGCCCGCCGAGCCGTTTTCGCTGGGAACCGCACCAGTGTCAGACGCGTCACCGCCGTTCGGGGGGATGCTGTTCATGGTCGTCCTTTCCTTTCAGGAAGCGCAGGTGCAGGTGGATGGGTCAGGGGTGGAGGAGGACCTTTGTCCAGCCGTCCTCGCGCTTGTCGAACCGGGAGTAGGCGTCCACGGCATCGTCGAGGGACAACTCGTGGGACACGATCCAGGACGGT is a window encoding:
- a CDS encoding DUF4383 domain-containing protein, yielding MTTANTPHAGTRTNVQKAALAVGAVFLLVGILGFIPGITSDYDTMMFAGHESEAKLLGLFQVSILHNIVHLLFGAAGIAMARTISGARSYLLYGGIIYLVLWVYGLVIGEDSAGNFVPLNGADNWLHFLLGVGMIALALLLTRNHKRTTTRA